The following proteins are co-located in the Deinococcus metallilatus genome:
- a CDS encoding cysteine hydrolase family protein — translation MTLREQARQQADLLQQWMSELPDLPLPARPDRIAVVCVDLIEGFTREGPLASPRVAEIIPGVVDLIRRLLGAGVPAENVVLVQDSHPQDAREFAAYPPHCVAGTPEAEAVAELRALPEFPRFRHFQKNSIASHTSPEFQAWLAQADFDMVIALGDVTDLCLYTLALHLVTFGMANHKDWTVIVPEGCVQTWDAPGHPGDLYHALFLHQLERNGVQVVRNLAF, via the coding sequence ATGACCCTTCGTGAGCAAGCCCGGCAGCAGGCGGACCTGTTGCAGCAGTGGATGAGCGAGCTGCCCGACCTGCCGCTGCCCGCCCGGCCTGACCGGATCGCGGTCGTCTGCGTGGACCTGATCGAGGGCTTCACGCGGGAGGGACCGCTCGCCAGTCCCCGCGTCGCGGAGATCATTCCCGGGGTCGTGGACCTGATCCGCCGCCTGCTGGGTGCCGGGGTTCCCGCCGAGAATGTCGTCCTGGTGCAGGACAGCCATCCCCAGGATGCCCGGGAGTTCGCCGCCTACCCTCCCCACTGCGTCGCGGGAACGCCCGAGGCGGAGGCAGTGGCCGAACTGCGCGCGCTGCCCGAGTTTCCCCGTTTCCGGCACTTCCAGAAGAACAGCATCGCCAGCCACACCAGCCCGGAATTCCAGGCGTGGCTCGCGCAGGCCGACTTCGACATGGTGATCGCGCTGGGCGATGTCACTGACCTCTGCCTCTACACGCTGGCGCTGCACCTCGTCACCTTCGGCATGGCGAATCACAAGGACTGGACCGTCATCGTGCCCGAGGGGTGCGTGCAGACCTGGGATGCGCCCGGCCATCCCGGGGACCTGTACCACGCCCTTTTCCTGCACCAGCTTGAGCGCAACGGGGTACAGGTGGTGCGGAATCTGGCGTTCTAG
- a CDS encoding O-acetylhomoserine aminocarboxypropyltransferase/cysteine synthase family protein: MTDIHPDLTDTEWSFETTAVQTGIPRGLGQTVGVPIHQAAAFQFTTLEEAQDEFARNQGLSYARLQNPTVRALEERLTALEGGAATVALSSGQAATLTAILSVCRAGDHVASTASLFGGSAGLLNNILPLMGISATLTDNTPDAIESVMQPNTRLVWAETIGNPAGDLPDLSALAEVAHAHGALLGIDNTWGGVGYLCRPLDFGADIVAHSLTKWAGGHGSVMGGSVTVGTRHDLTRNPIYTDGGENSVLSQRGAAALAWRQRWLGAHQMGMTLGPQNAFLLAQGLETLALRLARESETALALAEWLEAQPQVGRVSYPGLPSSPWYALAQKYLHGGFGAVLTFEVPDPAAFLSRLQVIRIAPNLGDTRTLVVHPWTTTHGRLPEAARRAAGVTPQTIRMSVGLESLEDLQADLAQAL, translated from the coding sequence ATGACGGACATCCACCCCGATCTGACCGACACCGAATGGAGTTTCGAGACGACCGCCGTGCAGACCGGCATTCCGCGCGGCCTGGGCCAGACCGTCGGTGTCCCGATCCACCAGGCCGCCGCCTTCCAGTTCACTACGCTGGAGGAGGCGCAGGACGAGTTCGCGCGCAACCAGGGCCTCAGCTACGCCCGGTTGCAAAACCCGACCGTTCGCGCGCTGGAAGAACGTCTCACCGCGCTGGAGGGGGGCGCGGCCACCGTGGCGCTGTCCAGCGGCCAGGCGGCGACCCTCACCGCGATCCTCAGCGTGTGCCGGGCGGGGGACCACGTGGCCTCCACCGCCAGCCTGTTCGGCGGCAGCGCGGGCCTGCTGAACAACATCCTGCCGCTGATGGGCATCTCTGCCACCCTGACCGACAACACGCCGGACGCCATCGAGTCCGTTATGCAGCCGAACACCCGTCTGGTCTGGGCGGAAACCATCGGCAACCCCGCCGGGGACCTGCCGGACCTGTCGGCGCTGGCCGAGGTCGCACACGCGCACGGTGCCTTGCTGGGCATCGACAACACCTGGGGCGGCGTGGGCTACCTGTGCCGTCCGCTGGACTTCGGGGCGGACATCGTGGCCCACTCGCTGACCAAATGGGCGGGCGGGCACGGCAGCGTGATGGGCGGCAGCGTCACCGTCGGCACCCGCCACGACCTCACCCGCAACCCGATCTACACGGACGGCGGCGAGAACAGCGTCCTTTCCCAGCGCGGCGCAGCAGCCCTCGCGTGGCGGCAACGCTGGCTAGGAGCACACCAGATGGGCATGACCCTCGGCCCGCAGAACGCCTTCCTGCTCGCGCAGGGCCTGGAAACCCTCGCGCTGCGCCTCGCCCGCGAGAGTGAAACGGCCCTGGCCCTCGCGGAATGGCTGGAGGCCCAGCCGCAGGTCGGACGCGTCTCCTACCCCGGCCTTCCCAGCAGCCCCTGGTACGCCCTCGCGCAGAAGTACCTGCACGGCGGCTTCGGCGCGGTCCTCACCTTCGAGGTGCCCGACCCCGCGGCCTTCCTGTCCCGCCTGCAAGTCATCCGCATCGCCCCCAACCTGGGTGACACCCGCACGCTGGTCGTCCACCCCTGGACCACCACGCACGGGCGCCTGCCCGAAGCGGCCCGCCGCGCGGCGGGTGTCACTCCCCAGACCATCCGCATGAGCGTGGGCCTGGAGAGCCTGGAGGACTTGCAGGCCGATCTGGCGCAGGCGCTGTAA
- a CDS encoding NUDIX domain-containing protein, whose amino-acid sequence MSYLSELRAVWGSGVLVSVGVSVLIQDEQGRVLLQKRGDDGLWGIPGGGLEPGETFLEAAHRELLEETGLTCPDLAPLPLEEGLVSGPQFYHRYPNGHEIYLVGIRTRGTLPAAALEGAQPDDSGETLALAWFALDDLPPLSSNINRASMTVLRARAGLPPLPLLPFPDAPPIGEHLMELRRRVGPRPLFAPGANVLVTDDMGRLLLLRHGGTGRWTPPGGSLEPGESFEQCAARELFEETGLKAPHLEPLRLYAGPEYRFTYPHGDVIDNVSVLYRAHGVTGELTLPTDEIHGAAWFGPQELPAEDDLSGPLIRAMVQLWSTLTAAAPASP is encoded by the coding sequence ATGTCCTATCTTTCCGAACTGCGCGCGGTATGGGGAAGCGGCGTCCTCGTCTCGGTCGGCGTGAGCGTCCTCATTCAGGACGAACAGGGCCGGGTGCTGCTCCAGAAACGCGGGGACGATGGGCTGTGGGGCATCCCGGGCGGAGGGCTGGAACCGGGAGAGACTTTTCTGGAGGCCGCGCACCGTGAGCTGCTGGAGGAAACGGGCCTGACCTGCCCGGACCTCGCCCCGCTGCCCCTGGAGGAAGGGCTGGTGAGCGGCCCGCAGTTCTACCACCGTTACCCCAACGGGCACGAGATTTATCTGGTTGGGATACGGACGCGCGGCACGCTGCCCGCTGCGGCCCTGGAGGGTGCCCAGCCGGACGACAGCGGCGAGACGCTGGCCCTGGCGTGGTTCGCGCTGGACGACCTGCCGCCCCTGAGCAGCAACATCAACCGGGCGAGCATGACTGTCCTGCGTGCCCGCGCGGGCCTGCCGCCCCTCCCCCTGCTCCCCTTTCCGGACGCGCCGCCCATCGGGGAGCATCTGATGGAGCTGAGAAGACGGGTTGGCCCACGTCCCCTCTTCGCCCCCGGCGCAAATGTGTTGGTGACGGACGATATGGGCCGTCTCCTGCTGCTGCGCCACGGCGGCACAGGCCGCTGGACCCCGCCCGGCGGCAGTCTGGAACCCGGCGAGAGCTTCGAGCAGTGCGCTGCCCGGGAACTGTTCGAGGAAACGGGCCTGAAGGCCCCACACCTCGAACCGCTGCGGCTGTACGCGGGGCCCGAGTACCGTTTCACCTACCCGCACGGGGACGTGATCGACAACGTCTCGGTGCTGTACCGGGCGCATGGGGTCACAGGTGAATTGACGCTGCCAACCGATGAGATCCACGGCGCGGCGTGGTTCGGCCCTCAGGAACTCCCCGCCGAGGACGACCTGAGCGGTCCCCTCATCCGGGCGATGGTCCAGTTGTGGTCAACGCTCACAGCCGCCGCGCCCGCCTCCCCGTGA
- a CDS encoding TM2 domain-containing protein, whose amino-acid sequence MTNPDDKPPGTPPAPQREVPSWVDEVLRAEPAPAPPPTREPVNDLRIPEPPRARPEPRPTEEEDWVARATGNTARTPQMPAGPQVMPPPPGPLSAWPEDRRGQASAGMPADISQKKLIAGLLGIVLGSLGVHKFYLGINTPGVIMLATSIGVWVLALLLGLLTLGFGLIITLPLAALIGGAVGLLGLIEGILYLTKSDEAFYREYVIGKKPWL is encoded by the coding sequence ATGACGAACCCCGACGACAAGCCCCCCGGAACTCCGCCCGCGCCCCAGCGGGAGGTGCCCTCCTGGGTGGACGAGGTGCTGCGGGCCGAACCTGCCCCCGCGCCCCCACCCACCCGCGAGCCGGTGAACGACCTCCGGATTCCGGAACCGCCGCGCGCCCGGCCCGAGCCTCGCCCCACAGAGGAGGAAGACTGGGTCGCCCGCGCCACCGGCAATACGGCCAGAACGCCGCAGATGCCTGCGGGGCCGCAGGTCATGCCCCCGCCGCCCGGCCCCCTGTCCGCCTGGCCGGAAGACCGGCGCGGCCAGGCCTCTGCTGGCATGCCCGCCGACATCTCACAGAAGAAGCTGATCGCCGGGCTGCTGGGGATCGTGCTCGGCAGCCTGGGCGTCCACAAGTTCTACCTGGGCATCAACACGCCGGGGGTGATCATGCTGGCGACCAGTATCGGTGTGTGGGTGCTGGCGCTCCTGCTGGGCCTGCTGACGCTGGGCTTCGGGCTGATCATCACGCTGCCGCTGGCGGCCCTGATCGGCGGTGCGGTGGGACTGCTGGGGCTGATCGAGGGCATCCTCTACCTCACCAAATCCGACGAGGCCTTCTACCGAGAGTACGTGATCGGCAAGAAGCCCTGGCTGTGA
- a CDS encoding DUF4142 domain-containing protein: MKRPLLLLPLALAACAPMMMAPNASTADGLFLQAATGSNLFEIQAAQVALSKTGSDPVRAFAQHMVNDHTTAQNQVAALATRKGVPLPKMLPPELQLKLNALSGLSGAAFDTAYAREMVLSHQLTVSLLQNEQAAGKDADVVALANQQLPIITQHLTEAQALPGAATPASSTP, translated from the coding sequence ATGAAAAGACCGCTCCTTCTCCTGCCCCTGGCGCTGGCGGCCTGTGCGCCGATGATGATGGCGCCGAATGCCAGCACGGCGGACGGCCTCTTCCTGCAAGCGGCCACCGGCAGCAACCTGTTCGAAATCCAGGCCGCGCAGGTGGCGCTGAGCAAGACGGGATCGGACCCGGTCCGGGCCTTTGCCCAGCACATGGTCAACGACCACACGACCGCCCAGAATCAGGTCGCGGCCCTCGCCACCCGCAAGGGCGTGCCCCTGCCCAAGATGCTGCCGCCGGAATTGCAGCTCAAGCTCAATGCCCTCAGCGGCCTGAGCGGCGCGGCCTTCGACACGGCCTACGCCCGCGAGATGGTCCTCAGCCACCAGCTCACGGTCAGCCTCCTGCAAAACGAGCAGGCCGCCGGGAAGGACGCCGACGTGGTGGCGCTGGCGAACCAGCAGCTCCCCATCATCACGCAGCATCTCACCGAGGCCCAGGCTCTGCCGGGTGCGGCCACTCCGGCCTCCAGTACACCCTGA
- a CDS encoding MFS transporter, with the protein MWGGFFAVIPLVTVHFVDGLGWAAGSVGLVLGVRQLVQQGLTVFGGAWADRIGPKPLILAGCLIRTLGFCWMGFADTLPVLLAASVLAGIGGGLFDAPKNAAITAVTRPDHRARMFSLTSISGNLGMVTGPLIGAALIGLGFRTAALAAGSVYLLACALLALTLPHMRPEQVAGSGLAGLKTAALDRRFRRFTLVLVGYFLLSTQLNVAVTLKAVSLAGPGATGPLYGLSAGLAVVLQYPLLRFVEQRVRTRAALVAAVLTVGLSLGLMGFAVTFGQLLACVALYSLGTMLVYPTQQTLTARLAPAGLTGSYFGFSAISLGLGGAVGNVVGGVLIDAGARMGAPLLPWLSLMLVGLFTALGLRWALKEVPTREEAEGLKERGPTLR; encoded by the coding sequence ATGTGGGGCGGGTTTTTCGCGGTGATTCCGCTGGTGACGGTGCATTTCGTGGATGGGCTGGGGTGGGCGGCGGGCAGCGTGGGGCTGGTGCTGGGCGTGCGGCAACTGGTGCAGCAGGGCCTGACGGTGTTTGGCGGGGCCTGGGCCGACCGGATCGGGCCGAAACCGCTAATCCTGGCCGGGTGCCTGATCCGCACGCTGGGCTTTTGCTGGATGGGCTTCGCGGACACGCTGCCCGTACTGCTGGCGGCGTCGGTGCTGGCGGGGATCGGCGGCGGCCTCTTCGACGCACCCAAGAACGCGGCGATCACGGCGGTGACCCGGCCCGACCACCGCGCGCGGATGTTCAGCCTGACCAGCATCTCCGGCAACCTGGGCATGGTGACCGGGCCGCTGATCGGGGCCGCGCTGATCGGCCTGGGCTTTCGCACGGCGGCGCTGGCGGCAGGCAGCGTGTACCTGCTGGCGTGCGCGCTGCTGGCCCTGACGTTGCCGCATATGCGCCCGGAGCAGGTGGCGGGCAGCGGCCTCGCGGGCCTGAAGACCGCCGCCCTGGACCGCCGCTTTCGCCGCTTCACGCTGGTACTGGTGGGGTACTTCCTGCTGAGTACGCAGCTCAACGTGGCGGTCACCCTCAAGGCGGTGAGCCTGGCGGGGCCGGGGGCGACCGGGCCGCTGTATGGCCTCTCGGCGGGGCTGGCGGTGGTGCTGCAATACCCGCTGCTGCGGTTCGTGGAGCAGCGGGTGCGGACGCGCGCAGCGCTGGTCGCGGCGGTGCTGACCGTGGGCCTCAGCCTGGGACTGATGGGCTTCGCGGTGACCTTCGGGCAACTGCTGGCCTGCGTCGCCCTCTACAGCCTGGGCACCATGCTGGTGTACCCCACGCAGCAGACGCTGACGGCGCGGCTGGCCCCGGCCGGGCTGACCGGCAGTTACTTCGGCTTCAGCGCGATCAGCCTGGGGCTGGGCGGGGCGGTCGGGAACGTGGTCGGCGGGGTGCTGATCGACGCGGGCGCGCGGATGGGTGCGCCGCTGCTCCCCTGGCTCTCGCTGATGCTGGTCGGCCTGTTCACCGCGCTGGGCCTGCGCTGGGCGCTGAAGGAAGTCCCCACCCGCGAGGAGGCGGAGGGCCTGAAAGAACGCGGCCCCACGCTTCGATGA